Proteins from a single region of Paenibacillus sp. BIHB 4019:
- a CDS encoding MFS transporter: MRQVLFLRAYNYFYFSLFALFLSFLPIYLAERDISATNIGLMLGLGSLIGVVSQPLWGMISDKYKVIKKVLLLLIAVSVVIGGLLYRSTELVPLFVGISLMYFFFMPTDPLVESFNYRVSLQYKVNFGSIRMFGSLGFAMASSIIGYAGKHYGIGSLAVLFLVYGVITLLLCSLLAEVPATAKPMALREIGLFFRSKQTLWFLGLVLFLAVPHRMNDNYIGLYIKSLGGDVQLVGQAWTVMTIIEVVFFAISHYFIKPGKELAVIAAAASCYALRFALSAVVTDPAALIWLQLLQGVSFVLFYAASIQYLYKLVPEEWKATGQTVLAVLLFGVSSIISATVGGWFIDQYGGTKLYSAMAVWSFAAMLLCLFIMLKQRKGDPA; the protein is encoded by the coding sequence ATGAGACAGGTTTTATTTTTGCGCGCATACAATTACTTCTATTTCTCGCTGTTTGCATTATTTCTCTCCTTTCTGCCTATTTATTTGGCTGAACGCGATATTAGCGCCACGAATATTGGGTTGATGCTGGGGCTGGGCAGCCTCATTGGGGTCGTATCCCAGCCGCTTTGGGGAATGATAAGCGACAAATACAAGGTAATCAAAAAGGTGTTGCTGCTGCTTATTGCGGTATCTGTCGTAATCGGCGGACTGCTCTATCGCTCCACGGAGCTGGTGCCGTTGTTTGTAGGCATTAGCTTGATGTATTTCTTCTTCATGCCGACGGACCCTTTGGTAGAAAGCTTTAATTATCGTGTGTCCCTTCAATATAAGGTCAATTTCGGCTCGATCCGGATGTTTGGCTCACTTGGTTTTGCGATGGCATCTTCTATCATTGGCTATGCAGGCAAGCACTATGGCATCGGCAGCTTGGCGGTATTATTCCTCGTGTATGGGGTCATCACCTTGCTGCTGTGCAGCCTGCTTGCGGAAGTGCCGGCAACTGCCAAACCGATGGCGCTGAGGGAGATCGGCTTGTTTTTCAGAAGCAAGCAGACGCTATGGTTTCTCGGACTTGTCCTGTTTCTAGCGGTGCCGCACCGGATGAATGATAATTATATCGGCCTGTATATTAAAAGCTTGGGCGGCGATGTCCAGTTAGTCGGGCAAGCCTGGACCGTTATGACGATTATAGAAGTTGTTTTTTTCGCCATTAGCCATTATTTCATTAAACCGGGAAAAGAGCTGGCTGTTATCGCCGCTGCTGCTAGTTGCTATGCGCTGCGCTTTGCGCTGTCTGCTGTCGTCACTGATCCTGCTGCTCTGATATGGCTGCAACTGCTGCAAGGGGTCTCCTTTGTGCTGTTTTATGCGGCGTCGATTCAATATTTGTATAAGCTTGTACCTGAGGAATGGAAGGCGACGGGCCAGACGGTGCTAGCGGTGCTGCTTTTTGGAGTTTCGAGCATCATATCGGCGACCGTCGGAGGGTGGTTCATTGATCAGTATGGCGGGACGAAACTTTATAGTGCAATGGCTGTTTGGTCGTTTGCTGCCATGCTGCTGTGTCTATTCATCATGCTGAAACAGCGAAAAGGGGACCCTGCTTAA